The Rhodocytophaga rosea genome has a segment encoding these proteins:
- the mddA gene encoding methanethiol S-methyltransferase, whose protein sequence is MKKTLFLLYGIVAYVIFFGTFCYAVGFVSTIGVPKHIDSEPQSPLGMAVLINTGLLSLFALQHSIMARPAFKRWWTQFVPEPIERSTYVLLASLCLILLFSKWEPMGIIIWQVEADGVQLLLKLLCLSGFGIVLVSTFLINHFDLFGLRQVWLYFMGEKYKPLPFRTPLFYKYVRHPLYFGFMIAFWATPTMTAAHLFFALMTTGYMLTAIQFEENDLIKHFGIKYKDYKRSAPMLIPFTKFPKRKKQPVASR, encoded by the coding sequence ATGAAAAAGACTCTCTTTTTGCTCTATGGCATTGTTGCCTATGTAATTTTCTTCGGCACTTTTTGTTATGCCGTTGGTTTTGTGAGCACCATTGGTGTGCCTAAACATATAGATAGTGAGCCACAATCTCCTTTGGGAATGGCGGTACTGATCAATACTGGCTTACTTTCATTATTTGCCTTGCAACATAGCATTATGGCTCGTCCGGCTTTTAAGCGGTGGTGGACCCAATTTGTTCCTGAACCTATTGAACGGAGTACCTATGTGTTATTAGCCAGTTTGTGTTTAATTCTGCTCTTTTCTAAATGGGAACCTATGGGCATTATTATATGGCAGGTAGAAGCCGATGGCGTTCAACTTCTGCTCAAGCTCTTATGTCTGTCAGGCTTCGGAATTGTATTAGTCAGCACATTCCTGATCAATCACTTTGATCTGTTTGGCTTGCGGCAGGTATGGTTATACTTCATGGGAGAAAAATACAAGCCACTTCCTTTCCGGACACCGCTTTTCTATAAATATGTGCGTCACCCATTGTATTTTGGCTTTATGATTGCTTTCTGGGCAACTCCCACCATGACTGCAGCTCATTTGTTTTTTGCCTTAATGACAACCGGCTATATGCTCACTGCCATTCAATTTGAGGAAAATGACCTGATCAAACATTTTGGCATCAAATATAAAGATTATAAGCGGTCTGCACCGATGCTGATTCCTTTTACAAAATTTCCAAAGCGTAAAAAACAACCAGTCGCTAGCAGGTAA
- a CDS encoding acyl-CoA dehydrogenase family protein, whose amino-acid sequence METISNVRWQDALIELGEQFAHRASQYDQTNTFVSENYEQLKSNQFFSLAIPEELGGGGASYAEMCNAIRQMAQSCGATALAFSMHQHLIAANIWRYKKGLPAEALLRKVASEQLILVSTGAGDWLSSRGIMEKTEGGYLVTARKHFASQAPVGNILVTSARYLDPEKGPQVLHFPVPFSAKGLTIKNDWDTMGMRGTGSHTIELEKVFVPDAAIALTRPQGEFHPFWNVVLTVAMPLIMSAYVGIAERAAQIAFEKARKSAANVYLLGELQNQLTTAQVLWQDMIRLVNEFDFQPVNDQGNQILIRKTLVANACIATVNKAMETVGGQGFFRHMQLERLFRDVQGAQFHPLTEKSQHYFTGNLIRNGVFPADPQE is encoded by the coding sequence ATGGAAACAATTTCTAATGTGCGCTGGCAGGATGCTCTTATAGAACTCGGCGAACAATTTGCCCACCGTGCCAGCCAGTACGACCAGACAAATACGTTTGTGTCTGAAAACTATGAACAGCTTAAATCAAATCAGTTTTTCTCTCTGGCCATTCCTGAAGAGCTTGGAGGTGGAGGCGCTTCTTATGCAGAGATGTGTAATGCCATCCGTCAGATGGCTCAGTCCTGTGGAGCAACGGCCCTTGCTTTCTCCATGCACCAGCACCTGATTGCTGCCAATATATGGAGATATAAAAAAGGATTGCCGGCGGAGGCTTTATTGCGAAAAGTAGCAAGTGAACAACTAATCCTGGTAAGTACTGGTGCCGGAGACTGGCTTTCATCCAGAGGAATCATGGAAAAAACGGAAGGCGGATACTTGGTTACAGCCAGGAAGCATTTTGCAAGCCAGGCACCTGTAGGAAATATTCTGGTAACCAGTGCCCGTTACCTTGATCCTGAAAAAGGCCCGCAAGTACTTCATTTTCCGGTTCCTTTCTCCGCAAAAGGGCTTACCATCAAAAATGACTGGGATACCATGGGCATGAGGGGTACTGGTTCACATACCATTGAATTAGAAAAAGTGTTTGTACCTGATGCAGCCATTGCGCTTACCCGTCCGCAAGGAGAATTTCATCCTTTCTGGAATGTAGTCCTTACTGTAGCCATGCCCCTAATTATGTCGGCCTATGTAGGTATTGCGGAAAGGGCTGCCCAGATTGCTTTCGAAAAAGCGAGAAAGAGTGCTGCAAACGTATATTTGCTGGGTGAATTGCAGAATCAACTCACGACCGCTCAGGTGCTCTGGCAGGACATGATCCGGCTGGTGAATGAATTTGATTTTCAGCCGGTAAACGACCAAGGTAACCAGATCCTGATCCGCAAAACATTGGTAGCCAATGCCTGTATTGCTACCGTAAATAAAGCCATGGAAACTGTAGGCGGTCAGGGATTTTTCCGTCATATGCAACTCGAACGATTATTCCGCGATGTACAGGGAGCACAATTTCACCCGCTCACTGAGAAAAGCCAGCATTACTTCACAGGCAATTTGATTCGCAATGGCGTATTTCCGGCTGATCCTCAGGAATAA
- a CDS encoding phosphoadenylyl-sulfate reductase: MVQTETEGNLLFPVFLKLNELRVLIVGGGMIGLEKLSAILKNNPSTQITLVGISISDDIRALVSEYENIILEERPYQEEDLEDKDIVIAATTDRSLHEIIKRQAKAHKVLANIADTPDLCDFYLGSIVKKGDLKIAISTNGKSPTLAKRMRQYFEEALPESTQEVLNNMQAIRNGIKGDFAEKVNQLNELTASFVPQAIKITPSAEKKAERKPYDIEELNERYEKLTIDERILELYKDFGPEDVLLTSSFAGNSALLLHLFARLTGSKQKVHFIDTGYHFPETLAYKEKLTQMYNLNVIDLKAEVWKHRFTSEYNMWTKDPDLCCKVNKTEPLDAISGNYQVWVSGLIHTQNEHRKGLRLFEEKNGILKFYPILDITPEERDMYILTHDLHFHPLVFEGYGSIGCTHCTVKGTGREGRWFGQAKTECGLHI; encoded by the coding sequence ATGGTACAAACTGAAACAGAAGGAAATCTACTTTTTCCGGTATTTCTCAAACTGAATGAACTCCGGGTACTCATTGTAGGTGGAGGAATGATTGGCTTGGAAAAACTGAGTGCTATTCTCAAAAACAACCCGTCTACCCAGATAACATTAGTAGGGATTTCCATCTCTGATGATATAAGAGCCTTAGTGAGCGAATACGAGAATATTATCCTCGAAGAACGCCCTTACCAGGAAGAAGACCTGGAAGACAAAGACATTGTGATCGCTGCAACCACGGACCGTTCATTGCATGAAATTATAAAAAGACAGGCTAAGGCACATAAAGTATTGGCCAATATTGCTGATACCCCCGATTTGTGTGATTTTTACCTCGGTTCTATTGTGAAGAAAGGCGATCTGAAAATTGCTATCTCTACCAATGGCAAATCTCCGACACTAGCCAAACGAATGCGTCAGTATTTTGAGGAAGCGTTACCGGAATCTACTCAGGAAGTTCTCAATAATATGCAGGCAATTCGTAATGGAATCAAAGGCGATTTTGCCGAAAAAGTGAACCAGCTCAATGAGCTTACTGCTTCTTTTGTTCCACAAGCTATAAAAATTACTCCCTCTGCCGAGAAAAAAGCTGAACGGAAACCGTATGATATAGAAGAGTTGAATGAACGGTATGAAAAGCTGACTATTGATGAAAGAATTCTGGAACTCTACAAAGATTTTGGGCCGGAAGATGTATTGCTAACTTCTTCTTTTGCTGGCAATTCCGCTTTATTACTGCATTTATTTGCCCGCCTGACTGGAAGCAAACAGAAAGTACATTTTATAGATACAGGTTATCATTTTCCGGAAACACTGGCTTATAAGGAAAAGCTTACTCAGATGTATAACCTGAATGTAATTGATCTGAAAGCAGAGGTTTGGAAACACAGGTTTACTTCGGAGTATAATATGTGGACGAAAGATCCGGATTTATGCTGCAAAGTGAATAAAACAGAACCATTAGATGCTATATCAGGAAATTACCAGGTGTGGGTTTCCGGCCTGATACATACCCAGAATGAACACCGCAAAGGCTTACGCCTTTTTGAAGAGAAAAATGGCATTCTCAAGTTCTATCCGATCCTCGACATTACGCCTGAAGAAAGAGATATGTACATCCTCACACATGACTTGCATTTTCATCCACTGGTTTTTGAAGGATATGGATCAATCGGATGTACACATTGCACGGTAAAAGGCACTGGGAGGGAAGGCCGTTGGTTTGGCCAGGCTAAAACTGAATGCGGTTTGCATATATAG
- the cobA gene encoding uroporphyrinogen-III C-methyltransferase: MQKLVYPKVTLVGAGPGDASLITVKGLKALWEADVVLYDALVNKELLEHVADEVPTIFVGKRAAKHEMAQEDINKLIVDAAFAYGHVVRLKGGDSFVFGRGHEEITYIESYNIPTSVIPGISSSIAVPELQRIPLTSRGISESFWVLTGTTQKGEVSTDIKLAAQSQATAIILMGLHKLREIAAIYAQYGRNQLPVAVIQNGSLPEERFVLGTVETIVDLVNEQKIASPAVIVLGEVVREHPEFVLQRITESDIQNVCQN, translated from the coding sequence ATGCAAAAATTAGTATATCCTAAAGTAACATTGGTGGGCGCAGGTCCTGGCGATGCCAGTCTAATAACTGTTAAAGGTTTAAAAGCACTGTGGGAAGCAGATGTAGTATTATATGATGCGCTGGTAAATAAAGAACTACTGGAACACGTAGCTGATGAAGTACCAACTATTTTTGTAGGTAAACGGGCTGCTAAGCATGAAATGGCACAAGAAGATATAAATAAATTGATTGTTGATGCAGCTTTTGCATATGGCCATGTAGTGCGCTTAAAAGGAGGCGATTCGTTTGTTTTCGGAAGAGGGCATGAAGAAATCACCTATATAGAGTCTTATAATATACCTACTTCGGTTATTCCAGGTATTTCAAGTTCCATTGCCGTACCAGAATTGCAACGCATTCCGCTTACGAGCCGGGGGATCAGTGAAAGCTTCTGGGTACTTACCGGAACCACCCAAAAGGGAGAAGTTTCCACCGACATCAAACTGGCTGCTCAATCTCAGGCAACGGCTATTATTTTAATGGGCCTTCACAAACTCAGGGAAATAGCTGCTATCTATGCGCAATATGGCAGAAATCAGTTACCGGTAGCAGTTATTCAAAATGGTTCTTTACCTGAAGAAAGATTTGTACTAGGAACTGTAGAAACTATTGTAGACCTTGTAAATGAACAAAAGATCGCTTCTCCGGCAGTTATTGTATTGGGCGAAGTAGTAAGAGAACACCCGGAATTTGTACTGCAACGCATCACCGAATCAGATATCCAAAATGTCTGTCAAAACTAA
- a CDS encoding TolB family protein produces MRIGNKILKIIVLSILIGACSKGEKSIEKDGLSSITISEDGRKIIYSWVENGIGSIYEANLDGSNPEILHKANNISFANPRISAGGKKIVLTGHHRTSVNSAIWIMNRDGTGLKSLTDMSAIRPEAVLSLKEDTVFFLQANSYEQYSPIGRRAAHNFDIYNIALDNPEITRMTNLNAYGLYYLSNLSADQLLFSAIDNNRGICVLSRSSNSLRHLDPINRGDRDLISYGLPVVLDSNQIACNSYYELLLINLQDNTEKFIGRSPVGQFSRLCYNQSNQRLYFTVTGEKNSVFSVKLDGSDLIESPFSININ; encoded by the coding sequence ATGAGGATTGGAAATAAAATACTAAAGATTATAGTTTTATCCATCCTTATAGGTGCTTGTAGCAAGGGTGAAAAATCAATTGAAAAGGATGGCTTATCAAGTATAACCATTTCCGAAGATGGGAGGAAAATTATTTATTCATGGGTAGAAAACGGCATAGGCTCTATCTATGAAGCTAATCTTGACGGTTCCAATCCAGAAATCCTGCACAAAGCAAATAATATTTCCTTTGCTAACCCAAGAATTTCTGCTGGGGGTAAGAAAATAGTTTTAACCGGGCATCACAGGACAAGTGTAAATAGTGCCATTTGGATAATGAATCGGGATGGAACTGGATTAAAATCATTAACTGATATGTCAGCTATACGGCCAGAGGCAGTACTTTCTCTTAAAGAAGATACCGTTTTCTTTCTACAAGCCAATAGTTATGAGCAATACTCTCCAATAGGAAGAAGAGCCGCTCACAACTTTGATATTTATAATATAGCATTAGATAACCCAGAGATTACCCGGATGACAAATCTGAATGCGTATGGCCTTTATTATCTATCAAATTTATCTGCTGATCAACTCTTATTTAGTGCAATAGATAATAACCGAGGAATATGCGTATTATCAAGGTCTAGTAATTCACTAAGGCACCTTGATCCAATAAATAGAGGAGATAGAGATTTAATCAGTTATGGCCTCCCTGTTGTTTTAGATTCTAATCAAATTGCATGTAACTCCTACTATGAGCTACTTCTCATTAACTTACAAGATAATACTGAAAAGTTTATTGGAAGAAGTCCAGTAGGTCAATTTAGCCGTTTATGCTATAATCAATCCAATCAACGGCTTTATTTCACTGTAACAGGAGAAAAGAACAGCGTTTTCTCTGTTAAATTAGATGGATCTGATCTTATTGAATCTCCATTTAGCATAAATATCAACTAA
- a CDS encoding Ppx/GppA phosphatase family protein, protein MEQNRYAVIDLGTNTFHLLIAEVSPSKEVRFLHEEKFPARIGKGGISKGFIQEEAWERALQGLHHFRNQLDHFQVPDTHVIAMATSAIRNASNGATLVQTIQEQTRIRVQVISGDKEAEYIYYGVREAVPMDEQVSLIIDIGGGSVECIICNGQQIFWKQSFEIGAQRLMDRFMPSDPIPAYAVQKLNDYLLSTLVPLTNAVHQYAPRQVIGASGSFETWCEIHYKRIQPNFNLHDRSWHELPITAFYNMYQEILQKNHSERSQIPGMAEIRVDMIVMASCLVAFVLKKYGIEQIKASTYALKEGVLFHQILGK, encoded by the coding sequence ATGGAACAAAACAGGTATGCGGTTATAGATTTAGGTACCAATACCTTTCATTTACTCATTGCAGAAGTATCCCCTTCCAAAGAAGTCCGGTTTTTACACGAAGAGAAGTTTCCGGCCAGAATCGGAAAGGGAGGAATCAGTAAAGGATTTATTCAGGAAGAAGCCTGGGAACGGGCTTTGCAAGGGTTACATCACTTCCGCAATCAACTCGATCACTTTCAGGTGCCTGATACGCATGTAATCGCCATGGCAACCAGTGCCATCCGCAATGCTTCTAATGGAGCAACTCTGGTACAAACTATTCAGGAGCAAACCAGGATTCGTGTACAGGTAATTTCGGGCGACAAAGAAGCAGAATATATTTACTATGGCGTACGGGAAGCCGTTCCGATGGATGAGCAAGTGAGTTTAATTATAGATATTGGCGGAGGAAGTGTGGAATGTATCATTTGTAATGGGCAGCAAATATTCTGGAAACAAAGCTTTGAAATAGGGGCCCAGCGATTGATGGACCGGTTTATGCCCAGCGATCCGATTCCTGCCTATGCCGTACAAAAACTCAACGATTATCTGCTTTCAACACTGGTTCCACTCACCAATGCTGTACATCAATATGCACCCCGGCAAGTCATTGGTGCTTCCGGTTCATTCGAAACCTGGTGTGAAATACATTACAAGCGGATTCAGCCCAATTTTAATTTGCATGATCGCTCCTGGCATGAACTGCCTATAACGGCTTTTTATAACATGTACCAGGAAATTTTACAGAAAAACCACTCTGAAAGGTCGCAGATACCTGGAATGGCAGAAATACGGGTGGATATGATTGTGATGGCTTCCTGCCTGGTTGCTTTTGTTCTGAAAAAATATGGAATTGAGCAAATCAAAGCCTCTACGTATGCTTTGAAAGAAGGCGTACTGTTTCATCAGATTCTTGGGAAATGA